In Aedes albopictus strain Foshan chromosome 3, AalbF5, whole genome shotgun sequence, the following are encoded in one genomic region:
- the LOC134291900 gene encoding proton-coupled zinc antiporter SLC30A9, mitochondrial-like, whose translation MGLSSYSGSPIPDAVGSLLVGCMLGGVASFIIYTNVAALVGRSIRQENLDRINAELESDIMIRAIHDVKGIDMGNSLVRYKAEMDFDGRELTRVYLDKQDLNILLEEVKTFQTIDELEAFLLKHGENIVDLMGGEIDRIEMKLRKKFPEIRHCDLEIL comes from the exons ATGGGCTTGTCCTCATACTCCGGTTCGCCCATTCCGGATGCCGTGGGTTCGCTACTAGTCGGTTGCATGCTCGGCGGAGTAGCTTCCTTCATTATCTATACCAATGTGGCCGCTCTGGTGGGACGATCCATTCGGCAGGAGAATCTCGACCGGATAAACGCCGAACTGGAGAGCGACATCATGATCCGGGCGATTCACGACGTCAAGGGTATCGATATGGGCAACTCGTTGGTTAGGTATAAG GCTGAAATGGACTTCGATGGTCGAGAGCTAACACGTGTGTATCTAGACAAGCAGGATCTAAACATCTTGCTGGAGGAAGTTAAAACGTTCCAAACCATTGACGAGCTGGAAGCGTTCCTCCTGAAACACGGCGAGAACATTGTGGATTTGATGGGAGGCGAAATCGATAGAATTGAAATGAAACTAAGG AAAAAGTTCCCCGAAATACGGCACTGTGATCTGGAGATCTTGTAA